A window of Pseudomonas mucidolens contains these coding sequences:
- a CDS encoding autotransporter domain-containing protein, producing MPSCPHRLALAIALLTSSGWAAAAPQAIQIDTPTSTAQSLSGNDSLRVSASGSISTAKVAVKLKDATSGQGVVIENAGQIISTEGRAIDSSGDLAGTRNYSIYNRAGGVIQGANDALRIDSDFASGNLLIDNSGDIRSSTGQGLDLDAIRSDTVTTTIINRAGALIRGEASDGMKTGANATITNYGEISTGDTFSRDDKFDGVDIDSASGVTVTNHGTISGGRHGITTDLGATLNNYGTVIGRNGSGFGSDGDGTVINHGTITGAFSGLQPDGDGDGVDIDKIAHIENYGVIEGAGAGGVDKNGFANGSEGIALGGGYVFNGADARVSGASNAILVDDGSDGSGLAATTLENHGVIQGLDGFGVKFVGEFADRVINSGTISGSNGLALDLGGGDDRLTLLAGSRFIGVVDGGGGYDRLTLNDTAGGSFSDSRNLEWLDVKQGAWTLTGSGDFSDGGAIANGATLINQGGIAGDVTVDAGGVYAGGGTVGSLQVLGTLQTNTVLGTATVIRDLHMSGGSTLAYGVNADGSSAPIKVGGSANLNGATLAINPGAGTYPWQSQYTVLQAGSVNGTFGKVTSDYAFLTPTLSYRPTQVDLTYTRNDIAFNQFANTGNGSNAANSLATLGKHNALYNALLNTTQASAGAAIEQLAGASTANLTSATLGASAQVGASMLAAMHQTGAGAGLLTGLDQRATPLLAATGVPAAARNLNDPNAQGRLWLQGIGSYGKLDGEHGSNGMTQRTKGGVLGSDWALTSEWRVGVLGGYSKTDLDTTGVDGGVDSWHAGIYAMRQSGPLAVRLGAAYSGHQGDSKRSVAFNGFTDRPKGDYDANSQQAFAEVGYAMGSGRLSAEPFANLGYQRYHRDSYNEKGGAAALHVDGQTQDNVSTTLGLRLAHLSQLDNGISLTPRLSAGWKHTYGDVDSTTRQAFLMGGTAFNVEGSALDRDSLLLEAGLDVGLSARQSLGVGYSGEIGSNSRNHGLIGQWQMSF from the coding sequence ATGCCCTCGTGCCCCCACCGTCTTGCGCTCGCCATCGCCCTGCTGACCAGCAGCGGATGGGCTGCAGCGGCGCCCCAGGCGATTCAGATCGACACACCCACCAGCACCGCGCAAAGCCTGAGTGGCAATGATTCCTTGAGGGTCTCGGCTTCGGGGAGCATCAGTACCGCCAAGGTAGCCGTCAAGTTGAAGGACGCTACCAGCGGCCAGGGCGTAGTGATTGAGAACGCCGGCCAGATCATCTCCACCGAAGGGCGCGCCATCGACAGTTCGGGCGACCTCGCAGGGACACGCAACTACAGCATTTACAACCGCGCCGGTGGGGTGATTCAGGGGGCCAACGATGCATTGCGCATTGACAGCGATTTCGCCAGCGGCAACCTGTTGATCGATAACAGCGGCGACATCCGCTCCAGCACCGGCCAAGGGCTGGACCTGGATGCGATCCGCAGCGACACCGTCACCACCACCATCATCAACCGCGCAGGCGCACTGATTCGCGGCGAAGCCAGCGACGGCATGAAAACCGGAGCCAACGCCACCATTACCAATTACGGCGAGATATCCACAGGCGATACCTTCTCCCGGGACGACAAGTTCGACGGCGTCGATATCGACTCCGCCAGCGGTGTGACCGTGACCAACCACGGGACCATTTCCGGTGGCCGCCACGGCATCACCACCGACCTGGGCGCGACGCTGAACAACTACGGCACCGTGATCGGCCGCAATGGATCGGGCTTCGGCTCCGATGGCGACGGTACAGTGATCAACCACGGCACGATCACAGGCGCGTTTTCCGGGCTGCAACCCGATGGCGACGGCGATGGCGTAGACATCGACAAAATCGCCCATATCGAAAACTACGGGGTCATCGAGGGCGCTGGCGCCGGCGGTGTCGACAAGAACGGCTTTGCCAACGGCAGTGAAGGCATCGCCCTCGGCGGCGGGTATGTATTCAACGGCGCCGACGCACGGGTCAGCGGTGCCAGCAACGCCATTCTGGTGGACGACGGCAGCGACGGGTCAGGCCTGGCCGCCACCACCCTGGAAAACCATGGCGTCATCCAAGGCCTTGACGGGTTTGGCGTAAAGTTCGTCGGCGAGTTTGCCGACCGCGTGATCAATAGCGGCACCATCAGTGGCAGCAACGGCCTGGCCCTGGACCTGGGTGGCGGGGATGACCGCCTGACGCTGCTTGCAGGCAGCCGCTTTATCGGCGTGGTGGACGGCGGCGGCGGCTACGACCGCCTGACCCTCAACGACACGGCCGGCGGCAGCTTCAGCGACAGTCGCAACCTCGAATGGCTGGACGTCAAACAAGGCGCCTGGACGCTCACCGGCAGCGGCGACTTCAGCGACGGTGGCGCAATCGCCAACGGCGCCACACTGATCAACCAAGGCGGGATCGCCGGTGATGTAACGGTCGACGCAGGCGGTGTCTACGCCGGCGGCGGCACGGTGGGCAGCCTGCAGGTCCTGGGTACCTTGCAGACCAATACGGTGCTGGGCACCGCCACCGTCATCCGCGACTTGCACATGAGCGGCGGTTCAACCCTGGCCTATGGCGTCAACGCCGATGGCAGCAGCGCGCCGATCAAGGTCGGTGGCTCGGCCAACCTGAATGGTGCCACCCTGGCGATCAATCCCGGCGCAGGCACGTACCCGTGGCAAAGCCAGTACACCGTACTGCAGGCCGGGAGCGTCAATGGCACGTTCGGCAAGGTCACCAGCGATTATGCCTTCTTGACCCCAACCCTGAGTTACCGCCCCACCCAGGTCGACCTGACGTACACCCGCAACGACATCGCCTTCAACCAGTTCGCCAACACCGGCAACGGTAGCAACGCCGCCAATAGCCTGGCTACGCTGGGCAAGCACAACGCGCTGTATAACGCCTTGCTCAACACCACTCAGGCAAGTGCCGGCGCAGCCATCGAGCAACTGGCCGGCGCCAGTACCGCCAACCTGACCAGCGCCACCCTCGGCGCCAGCGCCCAGGTCGGTGCCAGCATGCTCGCGGCCATGCATCAAACAGGCGCCGGGGCTGGCTTGCTGACAGGGCTGGATCAACGCGCTACACCGCTACTCGCCGCCACCGGCGTACCGGCCGCGGCACGCAATCTCAACGACCCGAACGCCCAGGGCCGCCTGTGGCTGCAAGGCATTGGCAGCTACGGCAAGCTGGACGGCGAACATGGCAGCAACGGCATGACGCAACGCACCAAGGGCGGTGTGCTCGGTAGCGATTGGGCGCTTACCTCCGAGTGGCGCGTGGGTGTCCTGGGCGGCTATTCGAAGACCGATCTGGACACCACCGGCGTGGACGGCGGCGTCGACAGTTGGCACGCTGGTATCTATGCGATGCGCCAGAGCGGGCCCTTGGCCGTGCGTCTGGGAGCCGCGTATAGCGGGCATCAGGGCGATAGCAAACGCAGCGTGGCGTTCAACGGTTTCACCGATCGCCCCAAGGGCGACTACGACGCCAACAGTCAGCAAGCCTTTGCCGAGGTCGGCTATGCCATGGGCAGCGGCCGCCTGAGCGCCGAACCGTTCGCCAATCTGGGATACCAGCGCTATCACCGCGACAGTTACAACGAGAAAGGTGGCGCCGCCGCACTGCATGTCGACGGGCAAACCCAGGACAACGTCAGCACTACCCTCGGTTTGCGCCTGGCTCACCTGAGTCAACTGGACAACGGCATCAGCCTCACCCCTCGCCTCAGCGCCGGCTGGAAACACACCTATGGCGACGTCGACAGCACCACTCGCCAAGCCTTCCTGATGGGCGGAACAGCGTTCAACGTCGAAGGCAGCGCCTTGGATCGCGACAGTCTGTTGCTGGAAGCGGGCCTGGATGTCGGTCTGTCGGCACGCCAGTCCCTGGGTGTGGGCTACAGCGGCGAAATAGGTAGTAACAGCCGCAATCATGGCCTGATCGGGCAATGGCAGATGAGTTTTTAA
- a CDS encoding helix-turn-helix domain-containing protein, whose product MSISIEQRAQLIEHIEQRLADGSLELGDAVRRLRVEVTGLHQSQFARMCKISVRTLVHIEHGEGNQTLKSMNAVLRPFGLQMGVVKARRPMY is encoded by the coding sequence ATGAGTATTTCGATAGAGCAGCGTGCACAGTTGATCGAGCACATCGAACAACGGTTGGCTGACGGCTCGCTTGAGTTGGGCGATGCCGTGCGGCGCTTGCGCGTTGAGGTCACGGGATTGCACCAGAGCCAGTTCGCCCGAATGTGTAAAATCTCTGTGCGCACCCTCGTGCATATCGAGCACGGTGAGGGTAACCAAACGCTGAAATCGATGAACGCGGTGCTTCGGCCTTTCGGTTTGCAGATGGGTGTGGTCAAGGCTCGACGCCCCATGTATTGA
- a CDS encoding amino acid ABC transporter permease — translation MTAFQPPSSRPPVIKTALQRLLGFRTRLYLTWAALFALFASFFLSFDLKFSIILDKLPNLVGLHLAPNGFLQGAALTLFLCLCSIATSSVLGFITALGRLSKSAVAFGITSFYASFFRGTPLLIQILLIYLGLPQLGLVPGAITAGVIALSLNYGAYLSEIFRAGILGVPHGQREAALALGMRDRAIFWHVTLPQAMRTIIPPATNQFISMLKDSSLISVMGVWEVMFLAQSYGRSSYRYIEMLTTAAIIYWIMSLGLELIQARMERHYGKGYVRRG, via the coding sequence ATGACTGCGTTCCAGCCTCCTTCTTCCAGGCCGCCGGTGATCAAGACCGCGCTGCAGCGGCTGTTGGGCTTTCGCACGCGCCTGTATCTGACCTGGGCCGCGCTGTTTGCCCTGTTCGCCAGTTTCTTCCTGAGCTTTGACCTGAAGTTCTCGATCATTCTCGACAAGTTGCCCAACCTGGTGGGCCTGCACCTGGCGCCCAACGGTTTCCTGCAAGGCGCGGCGCTGACGCTGTTCCTGTGTCTGTGTTCGATTGCGACGTCGTCGGTACTGGGCTTTATCACCGCGCTGGGCCGCTTGTCGAAGAGTGCCGTGGCGTTCGGCATCACCAGTTTCTACGCCTCGTTCTTTCGCGGCACGCCGTTGCTGATCCAGATCCTGCTGATCTACCTCGGCCTGCCGCAATTGGGCCTGGTACCCGGCGCCATCACCGCCGGGGTGATCGCCCTGTCGTTGAACTACGGGGCTTACCTGAGCGAAATCTTCCGCGCCGGCATCCTCGGCGTCCCTCACGGCCAACGGGAAGCTGCGTTGGCCCTGGGCATGCGTGACCGTGCGATCTTCTGGCACGTCACCCTGCCCCAGGCCATGCGCACCATCATTCCGCCGGCGACCAACCAATTCATCTCAATGCTCAAGGACTCGTCCCTGATCTCGGTGATGGGTGTCTGGGAGGTGATGTTCCTGGCGCAATCCTACGGCCGCTCGAGCTACCGCTACATCGAAATGCTCACAACGGCCGCGATCATTTACTGGATCATGTCCCTCGGCCTGGAACTGATCCAGGCGCGCATGGAACGGCATTACGGCAAGGGGTATGTGCGGCGAGGGTGA
- a CDS encoding HipA domain-containing protein: MLLTFVDLQNGFAGPCRFGYESAYLTEHLDHIDTLFAPAVSVRVRPIWGQEAHTHAPAFLYDIAPAGAAKRFLLGLMGQAKPEGMSTDLFLLAHSTPAPIGHMRIKESVRVEENRPAIGFSRKDVVDRDNRFLEYAYEQGAAIGGATGAGGEAPKLLLTQSHDGLLYPDAVVDDAQVSQHWFIKFARHRALQRDQDILRSEYHYYKALQALGIETVAIDGLALEEASRPSLWMHRFDRKVGAQGVERLPVESLYSAAGVIAPGSSMDHMRVVQMLVNLWRSAGQEAQVADLVADYLRRDLLNKILGNSDNHGRNTSIIREHDRLRLAPIYDLAPMVMDDEGITRTTKWPSPLEVAGDIDWRGVCDALSPLVDPEKTFEGLRQDAERLRALPDILLTGGLPEVTWRHPRIALRHLDQRLTDWGLR; this comes from the coding sequence ATGCTCCTGACGTTTGTCGACCTGCAGAACGGGTTTGCCGGCCCGTGCCGATTCGGCTACGAGTCGGCGTACTTGACTGAACATCTCGATCACATTGATACGCTGTTCGCGCCAGCGGTCAGCGTCAGGGTTCGGCCCATCTGGGGGCAAGAGGCGCATACACATGCGCCGGCCTTCCTGTACGACATTGCGCCAGCGGGGGCCGCCAAGCGCTTTCTTTTGGGGCTCATGGGGCAGGCAAAACCCGAGGGCATGAGCACCGACCTGTTCCTGTTGGCGCATAGCACCCCCGCGCCCATTGGCCATATGCGTATCAAAGAATCGGTTCGGGTTGAGGAGAACCGGCCCGCGATCGGATTTTCACGCAAAGACGTGGTTGACCGCGATAACCGATTCCTTGAATACGCTTATGAGCAAGGCGCCGCCATTGGCGGGGCGACGGGGGCAGGAGGCGAGGCCCCGAAGTTGTTGCTGACGCAAAGTCATGATGGGCTGTTGTACCCGGATGCGGTGGTGGATGATGCTCAGGTCAGCCAGCACTGGTTTATCAAGTTCGCCCGCCATCGGGCCTTGCAACGGGATCAGGACATCCTTAGAAGTGAATACCACTACTACAAGGCTTTACAGGCGCTCGGCATCGAGACGGTTGCCATTGACGGACTCGCGCTGGAGGAGGCCAGCCGACCCAGCTTGTGGATGCACCGTTTCGATCGCAAGGTAGGTGCTCAAGGGGTTGAGCGTTTACCGGTCGAGTCGCTTTATTCGGCGGCAGGCGTCATCGCGCCGGGCAGCAGCATGGATCACATGCGAGTGGTGCAGATGCTGGTGAATTTATGGCGGTCGGCGGGCCAAGAGGCGCAAGTGGCTGATCTGGTGGCGGACTATTTACGGCGCGACTTGCTGAACAAGATCCTTGGCAACTCCGACAACCATGGACGTAACACCTCAATCATCCGGGAGCATGACCGCCTGCGTCTGGCGCCGATTTACGATTTGGCGCCCATGGTGATGGACGATGAAGGCATCACCCGCACAACTAAATGGCCCAGTCCACTGGAGGTGGCGGGTGATATCGATTGGCGTGGCGTCTGCGACGCGCTCTCCCCGCTGGTTGATCCTGAGAAGACGTTTGAGGGGCTGCGTCAGGACGCTGAGCGACTGCGGGCTCTGCCGGACATTTTGCTGACGGGCGGTCTACCGGAGGTGACGTGGCGTCATCCGCGGATCGCCCTGCGACATCTGGATCAACGCTTGACCGATTGGGGGCTCAGATGA